A genomic window from Elaeis guineensis isolate ETL-2024a chromosome 3, EG11, whole genome shotgun sequence includes:
- the LOC105041744 gene encoding probable calcium-binding protein CML46, translated as MEKASPRNLYHSISLAELVFFHRILSWFIMTLQKFSLRYFSFLHSYVELFAFSSAFHEDHLVKNTPSQPREDKYLSREDVEIVMRRMGLCCSQEDDQLECMGSDEISGVFEEEPSLEEVKEAFCVFDENSDGFIDAVELQRVLSKLGFREGSDFDSCKRMIAVYDENKDGRIDFNEFVKFMEISFC; from the coding sequence ATGGAGAAAGCATCACCCAGAAACCTCTATCACTCCATCTCTTTGGCAGAACTAGTCTTTTTTCACAGAATACTCAGCTGGTTCATCATGACACTTCAGAAGTTCTCCCTGAGATACTTTTCCTTCCTCCATTCCTATGTCGAGCTCTTCGCTTTCTCATCAGCATTTCATGAAGATCATCTAGTGAAGAACACACCAAGTCAGCCTAGAGAGGACAAATATCTTAGCAGAGAAgatgtggagattgttatgagaaGGATGGGACTATGTTGCAGCCAGGAAGATGACCAGCTGGAGTGCATGGGATCTGATGAGATTTCTGGTGTATTTGAGGAGGAGCCTAGTTTGGAGGAAGTTAAGGAGGCCTTCTGTGTCTTTGATGAGAACAGTGATGGTTTCATTGATGCAGTTGAGCTGCAGAGAGTTCTCTCCAAGCTGGGATTCAGAGAAGGATCAGACTTCGATTCATGCAAACGGATGATTGCGGTGTATGATGAAAACAAAGATGGGAGGATTGATTTCAACGAGTTTGTCAAGTTTATGGAGATTAGCTTTTGCTga